A DNA window from Nitrospira sp. contains the following coding sequences:
- a CDS encoding Alpha-D-QuiNAc alpha-1,3-galactosyltransferase (MaGe:77310257) translates to MSGKEMRPRLLFLVTEDWTFWEIRRDLARIALESGYDVMIATRVSAYAERIRQAGFTLVPIALQRESRNPLKELRAFVELVRLYRRVRPQIVQQVAMKPVLYGSFAAWVARIPTVVNVFGGLGYAFTDRPEETSVLRAWLQRGLRLAIALSRSVVVVQNADDRDMLVRAKIAAPARIRLIPGSGVDVQRFVPVDPPAGDPIVMLVGRMLWDKGVGEFVETVIRLKQQGVRARFVLVGRCDRGNPTAIAEEQLHQWTQEHGIEWWGHREDLPAVLGSATVVALPSYREGLPKVLLEAAACGKAMVATDVPGCREVVRHRETGLLVPVRDAQALIDAITELLNNPGLRSTLGAQARALAVQQYATVQIGEAFLALYRDLAGTPAQQPSRASTRVTS, encoded by the coding sequence ATGAGCGGTAAGGAGATGCGGCCCCGCTTATTATTCCTCGTGACGGAAGACTGGACGTTTTGGGAGATCCGGCGAGACCTCGCGCGCATCGCGCTCGAATCCGGCTATGACGTGATGATTGCCACGCGGGTCAGTGCGTATGCCGAGCGTATTCGGCAGGCGGGATTCACCCTGGTTCCTATCGCCTTGCAGCGGGAGAGCCGGAATCCCCTGAAAGAACTGCGGGCATTCGTGGAGCTGGTCCGGCTCTATCGCCGGGTCCGTCCGCAGATTGTTCAGCAGGTCGCGATGAAACCGGTCCTCTATGGATCGTTCGCGGCCTGGGTGGCACGGATTCCCACGGTCGTCAATGTGTTTGGCGGGCTGGGCTATGCATTTACCGACCGGCCTGAAGAGACCTCCGTTCTTCGCGCGTGGCTTCAGCGAGGGCTCCGGTTGGCGATTGCGCTTAGCCGGTCTGTCGTCGTGGTGCAAAATGCCGACGATCGCGACATGTTGGTTCGGGCGAAGATCGCCGCTCCAGCAAGAATTCGGTTGATTCCTGGATCTGGTGTCGATGTGCAGCGGTTTGTGCCAGTCGATCCGCCAGCTGGCGATCCCATCGTGATGCTAGTGGGGCGAATGCTGTGGGATAAGGGAGTGGGGGAGTTTGTCGAGACGGTGATTCGTTTGAAACAGCAAGGGGTGCGTGCGCGGTTTGTGCTGGTGGGACGGTGCGATCGGGGGAATCCGACGGCGATTGCAGAAGAGCAGCTGCATCAGTGGACTCAGGAGCACGGGATTGAGTGGTGGGGGCATCGCGAAGACTTGCCCGCGGTTCTTGGATCCGCAACGGTCGTGGCGCTTCCGTCTTACCGTGAAGGGCTGCCGAAAGTGTTGCTGGAGGCCGCCGCCTGCGGAAAAGCGATGGTGGCCACCGATGTGCCGGGCTGCCGCGAAGTCGTCCGGCACCGGGAAACGGGCCTCTTAGTGCCGGTGCGGGATGCCCAGGCATTGATCGATGCCATTACCGAATTGCTGAACAACCCAGGGCTGCGCTCAACCTTGGGCGCGCAAGCGCGCGCGCTTGCAGTACAGCAGTATGCCACGGTGCAGATCGGCGAGGCCTTTCTTGCGCTTTACCGAGATCTCGCGGGGACGCCGGCGCAGCAGCCTTCGCGAGCATCGACGCGCGTGACGTCGTGA
- a CDS encoding Glycosyltransferase family 4 protein (MaGe:77310258), whose product MTAIWIVALVAGVLAWWFTGQLARDRLVPAVLDRPNERSLHVKPTPRTGGIGIFTGLLFVFILAEWLGFSLGSLNGKTLFESSLAWEIVFLTYGLALVSFVDDRGGIPVPIRFAAHLMAASILVIGGGLQLSALSFPLLGAMDLGWLSVPVSIGWLVWMTNLYNFMDGMDGFAGGMAVAGGIALAGFGWGMGHTVMFLAGGGIAVSSAGFLLHNFPPAKIFMGDVGSVPLGFLFGSLMLLGVQDRVFDGWVPLMLFSPFIVDATVTLVRRLVRGERIWQAHRTHYYQRLVLLGWGHTRTVLAEYGLMAVCGALAWGFQAADERTRCVILGCWGLLMVAAMRGVYLAERAVAPGESQM is encoded by the coding sequence ATGACAGCCATTTGGATAGTCGCACTTGTGGCCGGAGTACTGGCCTGGTGGTTCACAGGCCAGCTGGCCCGGGATCGATTGGTTCCAGCGGTTCTGGATCGCCCCAATGAACGGTCGCTGCATGTGAAGCCGACACCTCGAACCGGCGGAATTGGTATCTTCACGGGGCTTCTGTTTGTATTCATCCTTGCCGAGTGGTTAGGGTTTTCTCTTGGCAGCTTAAATGGAAAGACTCTTTTCGAATCATCGCTCGCATGGGAAATCGTCTTCCTGACTTATGGGCTCGCACTGGTGTCATTTGTCGATGATCGTGGCGGTATTCCTGTGCCGATTCGATTCGCCGCGCATCTCATGGCGGCCTCGATTCTTGTGATTGGCGGGGGGCTTCAACTGTCGGCGCTGTCGTTTCCTCTGTTGGGCGCGATGGATCTTGGGTGGCTCTCTGTGCCGGTCTCAATCGGATGGCTTGTCTGGATGACGAATCTCTACAACTTTATGGATGGGATGGATGGATTTGCAGGAGGGATGGCGGTTGCAGGGGGAATCGCTCTTGCCGGGTTTGGATGGGGGATGGGTCATACGGTCATGTTTTTAGCAGGGGGAGGGATTGCCGTCTCCTCAGCGGGGTTTCTATTGCACAACTTTCCTCCCGCGAAGATCTTTATGGGAGATGTGGGGAGTGTGCCATTGGGTTTTCTCTTTGGATCGTTGATGCTTCTGGGCGTGCAGGATCGCGTGTTCGATGGATGGGTTCCGCTCATGTTATTTTCCCCGTTTATTGTGGATGCCACGGTGACGCTTGTGCGCCGCCTGGTTCGCGGGGAGCGCATCTGGCAAGCCCATCGGACGCATTACTATCAACGTCTCGTATTGCTGGGCTGGGGGCATACAAGGACGGTGCTTGCGGAGTACGGGTTGATGGCGGTCTGTGGCGCCTTGGCCTGGGGATTTCAGGCGGCCGACGAACGCACGCGCTGCGTCATTCTTGGCTGCTGGGGACTGCTCATGGTTGCGGCCATGAGGGGAGTGTATCTGGCGGAGCGTGCGGTGGCGCCTGGTGAGAGCCAGATGTGA
- a CDS encoding hypothetical protein (Evidence 4 : Unknown function but conserved in other organisms; MaGe:77310259): MQNVSTDQARTTMLDGILVINPRNFVERRESMERQLRPLGLPYEYVHAFDIGDLTADVTNRYFGNRLLHPGQQSCALKHVQALRLMCERNWRQALILEDDALLDARFTEGLRAALAEAAEFPQPYVLFVGSGGNQYTPRRMRRPGQCLYKAERGRLAEAYVIGRQAAQLRLEWIDAHGIPSPIDNLFEQIDRELGIAMYWLEPPIVEQGSKNGRFRSVLEASPPNVIRRVTATMQKLRRKYLY, from the coding sequence ATGCAGAACGTATCAACCGATCAAGCCAGAACGACGATGCTCGACGGTATTCTCGTTATCAATCCAAGGAACTTTGTGGAGCGGCGGGAGAGTATGGAACGGCAGCTTCGGCCGCTTGGTCTCCCCTATGAATATGTGCATGCGTTCGACATCGGCGATCTCACAGCGGATGTGACGAACAGGTATTTCGGGAACAGGCTGCTGCATCCTGGGCAGCAATCTTGTGCGCTCAAGCATGTGCAGGCGCTCCGGTTGATGTGTGAGAGGAATTGGCGGCAGGCGCTTATCTTGGAGGATGACGCATTGCTCGATGCTCGATTTACTGAGGGGCTTCGTGCTGCGTTGGCGGAGGCGGCGGAGTTTCCGCAGCCGTATGTCTTGTTTGTTGGGAGCGGGGGGAATCAATATACTCCTCGCCGGATGCGCCGTCCTGGCCAGTGTCTCTATAAAGCTGAGCGGGGACGGCTGGCAGAAGCGTATGTGATTGGCCGTCAGGCCGCCCAGTTGCGGCTTGAATGGATTGACGCGCATGGCATTCCATCGCCGATCGATAATCTCTTTGAGCAAATTGACCGGGAACTCGGCATTGCCATGTACTGGCTGGAACCTCCGATTGTGGAACAGGGCAGCAAGAACGGACGATTCCGGTCGGTGCTGGAGGCCTCGCCTCCAAATGTCATCCGGCGAGTGACCGCCACAATGCAGAAGTTGCGGCGAAAGTACTTGTACTAG
- a CDS encoding Putative O-antigen polymerase (Evidence 3 : Putative function from multiple computational evidences; MaGe:77310260), with product MMSRQLLDVARIAAIVACVGLLYSPSVGTIGLVTAYVAFFASGTEAVARFKAVLARPLGYWGLIFLGAVSIGMLYASVPWHDRWMDLYKWRTILWLLVMLALFDEALWKERFLAVFLVGTGVAVVASSFSVVAGVPIWRGAHEVLRNSGTQGMAFACAALVCVWMILQKSHRRYRWAVSVLAALYVLNIVFITNSRSGYAVLGCGLASLLLWQSSWKQGLAISLALFVAGGLAYAASPRMQEIVMAGVTQWTTASESEVLTNFGSRRIFYQNSVELLQNSWLLGVGTGGFAQAYGDHVSKKYGASDWRALHTTDPHNQYLSVWIQQGIGGLALFLAWIVAIVRERESFRSDHRLAVAILIGWCVSSLFSSHFRTFAEGHMLAMFLGVLLAVAASSEAARPVSVTSTEA from the coding sequence ATGATGTCTCGACAGTTACTCGATGTGGCAAGGATCGCAGCTATCGTGGCTTGCGTTGGGCTTCTCTATTCCCCTTCGGTCGGGACAATCGGTTTGGTCACTGCCTATGTGGCGTTCTTTGCCAGCGGGACAGAGGCGGTGGCTCGTTTCAAGGCCGTCCTCGCGCGGCCACTGGGCTATTGGGGGCTGATCTTTCTCGGCGCGGTGTCTATTGGAATGCTCTATGCTTCGGTGCCATGGCACGATCGATGGATGGACCTGTATAAGTGGCGCACGATATTGTGGCTGCTTGTGATGCTTGCCCTCTTTGATGAGGCGCTCTGGAAAGAACGGTTTCTGGCGGTGTTTCTTGTCGGAACCGGGGTCGCGGTCGTGGCGTCTTCCTTCTCCGTGGTTGCAGGGGTTCCCATTTGGCGTGGCGCGCATGAAGTGCTGCGGAATTCTGGCACGCAGGGCATGGCGTTCGCGTGTGCCGCGCTGGTCTGTGTGTGGATGATCCTCCAGAAATCGCATCGTCGGTATCGATGGGCGGTGTCGGTGCTGGCGGCGCTCTATGTGCTCAATATTGTGTTTATTACCAATTCGAGAAGTGGGTATGCGGTGCTGGGATGTGGCCTCGCGAGTCTGCTGCTGTGGCAGTCGTCATGGAAGCAAGGGTTGGCTATCTCGCTGGCTTTATTTGTGGCAGGCGGACTCGCGTATGCCGCGTCTCCTCGGATGCAGGAGATTGTCATGGCCGGCGTGACGCAGTGGACCACTGCGTCAGAATCGGAAGTCCTGACGAACTTCGGGAGCCGGCGAATCTTCTATCAGAATAGTGTGGAACTTTTACAAAATAGTTGGCTCCTGGGTGTCGGGACCGGAGGCTTCGCACAGGCGTACGGCGATCATGTGTCGAAGAAATACGGCGCATCGGATTGGCGCGCGCTCCATACAACGGATCCGCATAATCAATACTTGTCGGTCTGGATTCAGCAAGGGATCGGAGGCCTGGCGCTCTTTCTTGCGTGGATCGTGGCGATCGTACGTGAGCGGGAGTCGTTCCGGAGCGATCATCGGCTGGCCGTCGCCATTTTGATCGGGTGGTGTGTGTCGAGTCTCTTTAGCTCGCACTTTAGGACGTTTGCCGAGGGGCATATGCTGGCGATGTTTCTGGGGGTGCTTCTGGCTGTCGCCGCTTCGTCTGAAGCGGCGCGGCCGGTGTCGGTGACGTCAACGGAAGCCTAA
- a CDS encoding Glycotrans2-like domain-containing protein (MaGe:77310261) yields MQKISVYIIAFNEAGKIATAINSVLWADEIVLADSSSTDGTDRIAADMGARVVQIPFEGFGHLRNRAIAACTHEWILSIDTDEQCTPEVRDEVLSLLAGNPAHDAYLVPRRNYFMGQWVTHSGWYPNFRQPQLFRKSAMKYIESPVHEGYELLTPKPVGRLEHAIWQVPFKNFEEVVKKANRYSTLGVLKLADKRVSMSQALAHGVWSFIKHYVFKKGFLDGWPGFVIALGNFEGTFYRYAKRYESQEAWPFPTQPPLRRPDGVPLP; encoded by the coding sequence ATGCAAAAAATATCCGTGTACATCATTGCATTTAACGAGGCCGGAAAAATCGCCACTGCGATCAACAGTGTCTTGTGGGCCGATGAGATCGTATTGGCGGATTCGTCCAGCACGGACGGAACGGACCGGATTGCGGCCGACATGGGCGCGCGCGTGGTCCAGATTCCGTTCGAGGGGTTCGGCCATTTGCGGAATCGGGCCATCGCCGCCTGCACGCATGAATGGATTCTGAGCATCGATACCGATGAACAATGCACCCCGGAGGTCCGGGATGAAGTGTTGTCGTTGCTGGCAGGGAATCCTGCGCATGACGCCTATCTTGTGCCTCGGCGGAATTACTTCATGGGGCAGTGGGTGACGCATTCCGGTTGGTATCCAAATTTCCGGCAGCCGCAGCTGTTTCGGAAGAGCGCGATGAAATATATCGAATCTCCTGTCCATGAAGGGTATGAGTTGCTGACGCCGAAACCGGTGGGGCGTTTGGAGCATGCCATTTGGCAGGTGCCATTCAAAAATTTTGAGGAAGTCGTCAAGAAGGCGAACCGCTATTCCACGCTGGGTGTGCTCAAGCTCGCCGACAAGCGCGTGTCGATGAGCCAGGCCCTGGCGCACGGGGTGTGGTCCTTCATCAAGCATTATGTCTTCAAAAAGGGATTCCTGGATGGCTGGCCGGGGTTTGTGATTGCCTTGGGAAATTTCGAAGGCACCTTCTATCGATACGCGAAGCGCTACGAATCCCAAGAGGCCTGGCCGTTTCCCACGCAGCCGCCCTTGCGCCGACCCGATGGAGTTCCGCTGCCATGA
- a CDS encoding Putative two-domain glycosyltransferase (Evidence 3 : Putative function from multiple computational evidences; MaGe:77310262) gives MKTAVIVTTYNRPDALAAVLAGYQAQTDQDFELVVADDGSTSETLAVVQEHQRQSRYAVRHVWQEDRGFRAAAIRNRAIATTTAEYLILTDGDCIPSRQFVQRHKQLAEPGYFLGANRVLLSPDGTTRVLQERVPVHEWRWPQWARLWIRRDVNRLLPLLTLPDGTFRTWASDQWKGIKTCNLSLWRSDLIRVNGLDESYEGWGLEDSDLIIRLLRSGVKHKTARYAAPVFHLWHREHDRSRLQTNRQRLEELVHSQHIRAVLGLDRHLPGLA, from the coding sequence ATGAAGACGGCCGTGATCGTCACGACCTATAATCGCCCCGATGCGCTGGCCGCCGTGCTGGCTGGGTATCAGGCCCAGACGGATCAGGATTTTGAGCTGGTGGTCGCCGATGACGGATCGACGAGCGAAACGCTGGCGGTGGTGCAGGAGCATCAGCGCCAGAGCCGATATGCAGTCCGGCACGTGTGGCAGGAGGACCGGGGATTCCGAGCTGCGGCAATCCGCAATCGGGCTATCGCGACGACGACGGCAGAGTATCTCATATTGACCGATGGCGACTGCATTCCGTCCCGGCAGTTCGTGCAGCGGCACAAGCAGCTGGCCGAGCCTGGCTATTTTCTGGGAGCCAATCGGGTGCTGCTGTCGCCGGATGGGACGACACGAGTATTGCAGGAACGAGTGCCGGTTCACGAATGGCGCTGGCCGCAATGGGCTCGGTTGTGGATCAGGCGGGACGTCAACCGGCTTCTGCCCTTATTGACGCTGCCCGACGGAACGTTTCGCACATGGGCATCGGATCAGTGGAAAGGTATCAAGACCTGCAACCTCTCTCTCTGGCGGAGCGACCTTATTCGTGTGAACGGCCTTGACGAGTCCTACGAGGGATGGGGATTGGAGGATTCGGATTTGATCATTCGACTCTTGCGGTCAGGCGTGAAACACAAGACCGCGCGGTACGCGGCGCCGGTATTTCATTTGTGGCACCGAGAACATGATCGAAGTCGGTTGCAGACGAACCGCCAGCGATTAGAGGAGTTGGTGCACTCTCAGCACATCCGCGCAGTGCTTGGGCTGGACCGGCATCTGCCGGGGCTGGCATGA
- a CDS encoding Glycosyltransferase family 4 protein (MaGe:77310263): MTQGASGSRLKIAVLIKRFLRTGGAEKYAMEVVRRLAMHHEVHVFAHEWVFDGPEPMTFHKIPRICHKPAWLNQLFFSYFCRHAVATGFDVVHSFEKVSTFDVMTVQSPCFKSPDLNRAGRWAKRLSWARAALSPRKLAWRWLEAKQFAQDGARVIIAVAEKVKRNVQDCYGLSDDYFRLAYTGVEASTVEREPAPKESDGIRAQLGLSAGDVVILFVGTEFKRKGLDALLEGFALLPRGKFKLLIAGGGGGRLDHYKSLADKMGLGAEVRFLGLVQDIERIYPVADMYILPTLADPCPLAPLEAMAAGVATIMSGAEFNGSAELVRDGEAVLLSDPRNPQEIAAALMHLADSRVRRELAEKGRQLVRQFTWNKTAEETLSAYRVAIERKPAPQQEHRTQPGVSCEG, from the coding sequence ATGACACAGGGTGCGTCGGGCTCACGCCTGAAAATAGCGGTGTTGATTAAACGGTTTCTCCGCACGGGTGGCGCAGAGAAGTACGCGATGGAGGTCGTTCGGCGATTGGCCATGCATCATGAGGTGCATGTGTTTGCGCATGAGTGGGTATTCGATGGCCCTGAACCCATGACGTTTCACAAGATCCCCAGGATCTGCCACAAACCCGCCTGGCTGAATCAACTCTTCTTTTCCTACTTCTGCCGCCATGCGGTCGCGACGGGATTCGATGTGGTGCATTCTTTTGAAAAGGTCTCGACCTTCGATGTGATGACGGTTCAATCGCCCTGTTTTAAATCTCCCGATCTCAACCGCGCGGGGCGTTGGGCGAAGCGGCTGAGCTGGGCGCGCGCGGCGCTCAGCCCTCGAAAGCTGGCCTGGCGGTGGCTTGAGGCCAAACAGTTTGCCCAGGATGGCGCGCGGGTGATTATTGCCGTGGCTGAAAAAGTGAAACGAAATGTCCAAGATTGCTACGGACTGTCCGATGACTATTTTCGGCTGGCCTATACAGGCGTTGAAGCGTCGACAGTGGAGCGAGAGCCTGCACCGAAGGAGTCGGACGGGATTCGTGCGCAGTTGGGACTGTCTGCTGGCGATGTGGTGATACTCTTTGTCGGAACGGAGTTTAAGCGAAAAGGGTTGGATGCGCTGTTGGAGGGATTCGCGTTGCTTCCGCGCGGAAAGTTCAAGCTGCTCATTGCCGGTGGCGGCGGCGGGAGGCTGGACCATTACAAGAGCCTCGCGGACAAGATGGGGCTAGGGGCGGAGGTGCGGTTTCTCGGTTTGGTGCAGGATATCGAACGGATTTATCCGGTCGCCGACATGTATATTTTGCCTACGCTAGCGGATCCCTGTCCCTTGGCTCCACTGGAGGCAATGGCAGCGGGAGTGGCCACGATCATGAGCGGTGCTGAATTTAATGGAAGCGCCGAATTGGTCAGAGACGGAGAAGCGGTGCTCTTATCAGATCCCCGCAATCCACAGGAAATTGCCGCCGCGCTTATGCATCTTGCAGATAGCCGGGTTCGCCGGGAGCTAGCAGAAAAGGGGCGTCAGTTAGTGCGCCAGTTCACGTGGAATAAAACGGCCGAGGAAACGCTGTCGGCCTATCGAGTGGCGATTGAGCGGAAGCCTGCGCCGCAACAGGAGCATCGCACGCAGCCAGGAGTGTCATGCGAGGGCTAG
- a CDS encoding putative polysaccharide biosynthesis protein EpsC (Evidence 3 : Putative function from multiple computational evidences; MaGe:77310264) — MRGLVSQLFHTMVGKYGQLVLRFRAGLVVATHLALIVAAHLTAFVLRFEGDIQPPFDQIMWRYMPLVLLMYWGGLWAFGIQRGLWRYVGLHDIRRIFWASTASAAAFYGLVHLALGWREYPRSIIILTGLLSGFYIVGIRLAVRWFREWLHILAPTARRVLIVGAGHTGELLARDMLSDPSFNSRPVGFIDDDPVKRKMKIHGIPVVGTIADIKRAADRLEVHEIIVALPSAGTGTKQKILVASEGCTAPIKILPNMKQLLGDPVSLQQVRPMSLEDLLQREPIQTDRQELHPLVEGKTVLVTGAGGSIGSELCRQIAAYRPESLVLFERYENSLHALLLELRATFPAVGVLPIIGDVTVPERVAEVFCQTGPDLVFHAAAHKHVPLMELNPKEAVRNNVLGTRIVAEAALAAGVDRFVLISTDKAVNPTSVMGVTKRIAEQVIQGFNHRGQTKYTVVRFGNVLGSNGSVVPLFTEQIRKGGPVTVTDPEIKRFFMTIPEAVQLVLQASVIGQGGDVFVLDMGEQIKIVDLARNMIVLSGLVPGKDIDIQFTGLRPGEKLYEELFDESEQTESTAHEKINRALSPLAQAGFDEWLDRLGTNLPQWSDDDLLLQLRQRIPSFTPTGPQRVS, encoded by the coding sequence ATGCGAGGGCTAGTCAGCCAACTCTTTCACACGATGGTGGGGAAGTACGGGCAGCTGGTGTTGCGCTTCCGTGCGGGGCTTGTCGTGGCGACGCATCTGGCCCTGATCGTGGCCGCCCATCTGACGGCGTTTGTGTTGCGCTTCGAGGGCGATATCCAGCCGCCGTTCGACCAGATTATGTGGCGGTATATGCCGCTGGTCTTATTGATGTATTGGGGCGGATTATGGGCGTTTGGCATTCAACGCGGGCTGTGGCGTTATGTCGGGCTGCACGATATCAGGCGAATCTTTTGGGCCTCGACGGCTAGTGCGGCGGCGTTTTACGGTCTGGTGCATCTGGCGCTTGGCTGGAGGGAGTATCCTCGTTCCATCATCATTCTGACCGGTCTTTTAAGCGGGTTTTACATTGTCGGCATTCGCCTTGCGGTCCGCTGGTTTCGCGAGTGGCTGCATATCCTCGCGCCGACGGCTCGGCGGGTGCTCATTGTCGGCGCCGGTCATACTGGGGAACTGCTCGCAAGAGACATGCTGTCGGACCCCAGTTTCAACAGCCGCCCGGTGGGATTCATCGACGACGATCCCGTGAAGCGAAAGATGAAGATTCATGGGATTCCCGTGGTTGGAACGATTGCCGACATCAAGCGTGCGGCAGATCGACTGGAGGTTCACGAGATTATTGTGGCTTTGCCGTCTGCCGGGACCGGTACCAAACAGAAGATTCTAGTCGCGTCTGAAGGTTGTACGGCACCGATCAAAATTTTGCCGAATATGAAGCAGCTGCTCGGCGATCCGGTATCCCTTCAGCAAGTGCGGCCGATGAGTCTGGAAGACTTGCTGCAGCGGGAACCGATCCAGACCGACCGGCAGGAGTTACACCCTCTGGTCGAGGGGAAGACGGTCTTGGTCACAGGAGCCGGCGGATCGATCGGATCGGAGCTATGCCGCCAGATTGCAGCCTACCGGCCGGAGTCATTGGTCTTGTTCGAACGGTATGAAAATTCGCTTCATGCGTTGTTGTTAGAGTTGCGCGCGACATTTCCCGCGGTTGGGGTGCTTCCAATCATCGGCGACGTCACGGTTCCGGAACGGGTGGCCGAAGTGTTTTGTCAAACGGGTCCCGATCTCGTCTTTCATGCGGCCGCCCATAAGCATGTGCCGCTAATGGAGCTGAATCCGAAGGAGGCCGTCCGGAACAATGTGCTGGGGACTCGTATCGTCGCCGAAGCGGCCTTGGCGGCGGGTGTCGATCGGTTCGTGTTGATCTCGACGGATAAAGCCGTCAATCCCACGAGTGTCATGGGCGTGACCAAACGCATCGCGGAGCAGGTCATTCAGGGCTTTAATCACCGGGGACAGACGAAATATACCGTGGTGCGCTTTGGGAATGTCTTGGGAAGCAACGGCAGTGTTGTCCCGCTGTTTACGGAGCAGATTCGCAAAGGCGGCCCGGTCACGGTAACGGATCCGGAGATCAAACGGTTCTTTATGACGATTCCCGAAGCCGTTCAGCTGGTCTTGCAGGCGAGCGTGATCGGTCAAGGCGGGGACGTGTTTGTGCTCGATATGGGGGAACAGATCAAGATTGTAGATTTAGCTCGAAACATGATCGTGCTGTCCGGTTTGGTGCCGGGGAAGGACATCGATATTCAGTTCACCGGGTTGCGCCCTGGCGAGAAGCTCTACGAGGAGCTGTTTGACGAAAGCGAACAGACCGAATCCACGGCACATGAAAAAATCAATCGTGCGCTCAGTCCGCTTGCGCAGGCCGGTTTCGACGAGTGGTTAGATCGGCTGGGGACAAATCTCCCGCAGTGGAGTGACGACGATCTCCTGCTGCAACTTCGGCAGCGGATTCCAAGCTTCACTCCGACGGGCCCTCAACGGGTCTCCTGA
- a CDS encoding Spore coat polysaccharide biosynthesis protein SpsK (MaGe:77310267), translating to MRILITGATGQLGCELRRVFASETLILKDLPDFDLAGSQVEEDVVGAQPDLIIHTGAYTDVDGAERESGRAMAVNAFGTARVARAAVRAGARLLYISTDYVFPGTQRHPYSEDDVPAPVNAYGLSKWKGELAVTESGADALIVRTAWLYGSMGKNFVKSIMRAAQAQPSLRVVDDQRGSPTSVEDLAAVIKAVATGSAQGILHATNRGDCTWCEFARAIVEEMNLNIPVLPISTAEAGRLAPRPPYSVLGQQRLARLNLAPRGWREALALFIKAERALVSVHP from the coding sequence ATGCGGATCCTGATCACCGGCGCCACCGGACAATTGGGGTGTGAACTGCGCCGCGTCTTCGCTTCCGAGACGCTCATTCTTAAGGATTTGCCTGATTTCGATCTCGCCGGATCGCAGGTGGAAGAGGATGTTGTTGGGGCGCAGCCGGATCTCATTATTCACACCGGCGCCTATACCGATGTCGATGGAGCCGAGCGTGAGTCTGGCCGAGCGATGGCGGTCAATGCATTCGGAACTGCGCGGGTGGCGCGGGCGGCTGTGCGAGCCGGCGCTCGGTTACTGTACATCTCGACCGACTATGTCTTTCCCGGCACGCAGCGACACCCCTACAGCGAAGACGATGTCCCGGCTCCCGTCAATGCGTACGGGTTATCCAAATGGAAAGGCGAACTGGCGGTGACGGAGTCCGGGGCGGATGCCTTGATCGTTCGTACGGCCTGGTTATACGGCTCGATGGGAAAAAACTTCGTCAAGTCGATCATGCGCGCCGCCCAGGCACAGCCCTCTCTTCGAGTGGTCGACGATCAACGGGGGTCTCCTACCTCTGTCGAGGATCTTGCCGCGGTCATCAAGGCTGTCGCGACGGGATCGGCGCAAGGCATTCTGCATGCGACTAATCGAGGAGATTGCACCTGGTGCGAATTTGCCCGGGCGATTGTGGAGGAGATGAACCTCAATATCCCGGTTCTTCCCATCTCGACGGCGGAAGCAGGACGGCTTGCCCCCCGCCCGCCTTATTCGGTGCTTGGGCAGCAGCGGTTAGCGCGGCTGAATCTGGCACCCCGTGGCTGGCGTGAGGCTCTGGCCTTGTTTATCAAGGCTGAACGGGCATTGGTGTCGGTCCATCCATAG
- a CDS encoding 2-keto-3-deoxy-D-glycero-D-galacto-9-phosphonononic acid phosphatase (MaGe:77310268), which translates to MSGNGNIMKEQAPERSRLSDVRLFATDVDGVLTDAGMYYSESGDEWKKFNTRDGMGIKLLQKAGYVTAIVTQERTRIVARRAEKLAIPELHQGVMDKLTVIREMAGRHGLSLSQVAYIGDDVNDLEALRAVGFSAAPADGMPIVCDAVHYVCRKKGGEGAVREIAEMLLSAREDRA; encoded by the coding sequence ATGTCTGGGAACGGGAACATCATGAAAGAGCAGGCTCCTGAGCGAAGCCGGCTGAGCGACGTTCGCTTGTTTGCGACGGATGTCGATGGGGTGCTGACGGATGCGGGTATGTACTATTCCGAATCGGGCGATGAGTGGAAGAAGTTCAATACGCGCGATGGAATGGGGATCAAGCTGTTGCAAAAGGCCGGCTACGTGACGGCGATTGTCACGCAGGAACGAACGCGAATAGTGGCGCGGCGCGCCGAGAAGCTTGCGATTCCAGAGCTGCATCAGGGAGTGATGGACAAGCTCACGGTGATTCGCGAAATGGCCGGCCGCCACGGGTTGTCATTGAGCCAGGTGGCCTATATTGGCGACGATGTGAATGATCTTGAGGCGCTGCGCGCGGTCGGGTTCTCGGCTGCTCCGGCTGATGGTATGCCTATCGTCTGCGACGCGGTGCATTATGTGTGTCGGAAAAAAGGCGGCGAAGGGGCCGTGCGGGAGATTGCAGAGATGTTACTGAGCGCTCGCGAGGATCGAGCGTAG